In the Thermodesulfovibrio yellowstonii DSM 11347 genome, one interval contains:
- a CDS encoding methyltransferase domain-containing protein, whose translation MKVWKAKGKIELNFNGYDFKIKPGDKFLFADDVFNLLPEPIKSAFEQAHSVLPPFYRGENLNGKTLLVIAQAAIGDALCMTPALREVKKRYPEMTLNVTISGKAKPVLEGLPYIDNLFPMPILFKEVAKADYIVKVIEMVNAPQFDNLSLVDYYLWKLYIYKTDKETPDVLINQAVLAEMKEAFDKIREASGGKKVLLFHYLASSVHRTLPPRLLKEIEDLIWNEYVPVICSMPEEDITVETALDAYGIRAANLSVFMKDIRYLIASVALSDAVITADTATLHIAAGLEKPTVLITGPVDAELRTSNYPTVIPVSPNYIGQTCVAPCMKHATTEPCIEAQVKRQFYSPCIESIPPKIIYFALNDAKLLTEKDYEKPNKCIVCDFEGEIPLFELINSSRVFECPSCGLQFTHPMKVMDYEKTYEKKYGDLLNFGSGLAYESYQNIEDEKIEVEKWSRVPRFNVLLPILSQVSKGKLLDIGCSTGFFMLIAKKIGFEVYGMEASEKAVNIATDKFKLNVVKAMSFDELPEEYKLSYDVITAFEVLEHVHAPSEFLEDIYSLLADRGILILSCPPFYKFENTAKGYRKYKWWYNDYPPHHVTRWKPWTLHYALKKVGFSEVHIFTEPLLPGTVFEGVVPLSFQLKLPDEKIINIDANTTRGIVAETLKPLYLNSRLLGNFQYAIAVKGRSLINFEEIIKKAIKYSAIEIIWGRGDKA comes from the coding sequence ATGAAAGTATGGAAAGCAAAAGGCAAAATTGAGCTAAACTTTAATGGTTATGATTTTAAAATTAAGCCTGGAGACAAGTTTCTCTTTGCCGATGATGTTTTCAATCTTCTTCCAGAACCAATAAAATCAGCCTTTGAACAAGCTCACAGTGTGCTACCTCCTTTTTATAGAGGTGAAAATCTAAATGGGAAAACCCTTCTTGTCATAGCCCAGGCTGCAATAGGTGATGCTCTCTGTATGACGCCTGCCCTAAGGGAGGTAAAAAAAAGATATCCAGAAATGACGCTTAATGTAACCATCTCAGGAAAGGCAAAGCCAGTTTTGGAGGGATTGCCCTATATTGATAATCTTTTTCCAATGCCTATACTATTTAAAGAAGTTGCAAAGGCTGACTATATTGTTAAGGTTATTGAAATGGTTAATGCTCCTCAGTTTGATAATCTATCTTTGGTTGATTACTATCTTTGGAAACTTTATATATATAAGACTGATAAGGAAACCCCGGATGTATTAATTAATCAAGCTGTTTTAGCTGAAATGAAAGAAGCATTTGATAAAATCAGGGAAGCTTCAGGCGGTAAAAAGGTGCTTCTTTTCCATTATCTTGCCTCTTCTGTTCATAGAACTCTTCCACCGAGACTGCTTAAAGAAATTGAAGACCTCATATGGAATGAATATGTCCCTGTCATATGTTCAATGCCCGAAGAAGATATAACTGTTGAGACAGCCCTTGATGCTTATGGAATAAGAGCTGCAAATCTTTCAGTTTTCATGAAAGATATAAGATATCTGATTGCCTCTGTAGCTCTTTCCGATGCTGTAATCACAGCAGATACAGCAACTTTGCATATAGCTGCAGGGCTTGAAAAGCCAACAGTTTTGATTACAGGTCCGGTTGATGCAGAATTAAGAACATCAAACTATCCAACTGTAATACCTGTATCGCCAAACTATATTGGGCAGACCTGTGTTGCACCCTGTATGAAACATGCAACAACAGAGCCATGCATTGAAGCACAGGTAAAAAGACAGTTTTATAGCCCTTGTATAGAAAGCATTCCACCTAAGATAATTTATTTTGCTCTTAATGATGCTAAGTTACTGACTGAAAAAGATTATGAAAAACCAAATAAGTGCATAGTTTGTGATTTTGAAGGAGAGATTCCTCTATTTGAGCTAATAAATAGTTCAAGAGTCTTTGAATGTCCATCCTGTGGGTTGCAGTTTACACATCCTATGAAAGTTATGGACTATGAGAAAACCTATGAAAAAAAGTATGGCGATCTCCTTAATTTTGGCTCTGGTTTAGCTTATGAATCCTATCAAAATATTGAAGATGAGAAAATTGAAGTAGAAAAATGGAGTAGGGTTCCCAGATTTAATGTTTTGCTTCCTATTCTTTCTCAAGTTTCAAAGGGCAAACTTCTTGATATAGGCTGTTCTACAGGCTTTTTTATGCTGATTGCAAAAAAAATTGGATTTGAAGTTTATGGAATGGAAGCCTCTGAGAAAGCTGTGAATATAGCAACAGATAAATTCAAACTAAATGTTGTCAAGGCTATGTCTTTTGATGAACTTCCTGAAGAATACAAATTGTCTTATGATGTAATAACAGCTTTTGAAGTTCTTGAACATGTCCATGCGCCATCAGAGTTTTTAGAGGATATATATTCATTGCTTGCAGACAGAGGCATTTTAATTTTAAGTTGCCCACCATTTTATAAGTTTGAAAATACAGCAAAGGGTTACAGAAAATACAAATGGTGGTATAATGACTACCCACCCCATCATGTAACCCGCTGGAAGCCTTGGACACTTCATTATGCCCTCAAGAAGGTTGGCTTCAGTGAAGTTCACATTTTCACAGAACCTCTGTTGCCAGGAACTGTTTTTGAGGGAGTTGTGCCACTGAGTTTTCAGTTAAAGTTGCCTGATGAAAAAATTATAAACATTGATGCAAATACAACAAGGGGAATAGTTGCTGAAACCTTGAAGCCTCTTTATCTTAATTCCCGTCTCCTTGGTAATTTCCAGTATGCCATTGCTGTAAAGGGAAGAAGTTTAATTAATTTTGAAGAAATTATTAAAAAAGCTATTAAATACTCTGCAATAGAGATAATTTGGGGAAGAGGTGATAAAGCTTAA
- the flgK gene encoding flagellar hook-associated protein FlgK — protein sequence MSLTALFDIGKTGVLTYQKALEVVSHNISNAATEGYTRQDVIFQNMSSGILSLSGVTGRGVKLEDIRRMYDSFIDLQLKTESSNLAYWDVVYNGMLRLENIFNDASETAFSNSINDFFNAWQELSQNPSGTAERTLLLDKANYLTKRLNLSYKSLIDERQEIYKDTQSLVNQVNNYLDQINELNEKIAASPGSLDAKDQRDNLVKQLNDIVQITYFEDNSGRYSILLGGMPLVDGGKVYHLSTALDSKQNMQFSLETVSGSIDVTRLIQGGKLKAEIDLRDETIPEYMEKLNMLVFDLTEAINAQHRQGYGLDGTTGNNFFSQLYDLTVSSPSSPTSPYSDISFKINNVNTNTYDEYQVEFDGSAVPPAWTVTDNTTSSSITPTVTSWTKGTDTYYKLSFNDIEVTIKNPDNTLDFTFQIKQHSGLLFNVEITDTQKIAAAAANPTTTSGEMDNENARAIYSLLDSEIIGNSTPIDFYRAIVSEVGVYSSSAQTQKSFQQSLVEEIEKRRQDVSGVSLDEEAVNLIKYQKMYEASARVIKVADEILATLFDMVS from the coding sequence ATGAGCCTTACTGCTCTCTTTGATATTGGAAAAACAGGAGTGCTTACTTATCAGAAAGCCCTTGAGGTTGTATCACATAATATATCAAATGCAGCTACAGAAGGATATACAAGGCAGGATGTAATTTTTCAAAATATGAGCTCAGGTATTTTGAGTCTCTCAGGAGTTACTGGAAGAGGAGTAAAGCTTGAAGATATCCGCCGAATGTATGACTCCTTCATAGACCTTCAGCTTAAAACAGAGAGTTCTAATCTTGCTTACTGGGATGTAGTATACAATGGAATGCTCAGATTGGAGAATATCTTTAATGATGCCTCTGAAACTGCTTTTAGTAATTCAATAAATGATTTTTTTAATGCCTGGCAGGAATTAAGCCAAAATCCTTCTGGAACAGCAGAGAGAACACTTCTTCTTGATAAGGCAAATTATCTTACTAAAAGATTAAATCTTTCCTATAAATCTCTCATTGATGAAAGACAGGAAATTTATAAAGATACACAAAGTCTTGTTAATCAGGTAAACAACTATCTTGATCAAATCAATGAACTGAATGAAAAGATTGCTGCAAGCCCTGGTTCGCTTGATGCCAAAGACCAGAGAGACAATCTTGTAAAGCAGCTCAATGACATTGTTCAAATCACTTACTTTGAAGACAATTCAGGTAGATACTCTATTCTGCTTGGTGGAATGCCTCTTGTTGATGGAGGCAAGGTTTACCATTTGAGTACAGCCCTTGACAGTAAACAAAACATGCAGTTTAGCCTTGAAACTGTTTCAGGAAGCATAGATGTTACACGATTAATTCAGGGAGGAAAACTCAAAGCAGAGATAGACTTGAGAGATGAGACAATCCCTGAATATATGGAGAAGCTTAATATGCTTGTTTTTGACCTCACCGAGGCAATAAATGCTCAGCACAGACAGGGTTACGGGCTTGATGGAACAACGGGAAATAATTTTTTCAGTCAGCTTTATGATTTAACTGTGTCATCTCCTTCTTCTCCAACATCTCCATATTCAGACATATCTTTTAAAATAAATAATGTAAATACAAATACCTATGATGAGTATCAAGTTGAGTTTGATGGGAGTGCTGTACCTCCGGCGTGGACTGTTACAGATAATACAACTTCTTCATCTATAACTCCTACAGTAACTTCATGGACAAAAGGAACAGATACTTACTATAAATTAAGTTTTAATGACATAGAAGTGACAATAAAAAATCCAGATAATACTCTTGATTTTACCTTTCAAATAAAGCAACATTCAGGTTTATTATTTAATGTTGAAATAACAGATACTCAAAAGATTGCAGCCGCAGCAGCTAATCCTACCACGACCAGTGGAGAAATGGATAATGAGAATGCAAGGGCAATATATTCTCTTTTAGACAGTGAAATCATTGGTAATTCAACTCCAATAGATTTTTACAGGGCAATTGTTTCTGAAGTTGGAGTTTATTCCTCAAGTGCACAAACACAGAAAAGTTTTCAACAGTCTCTTGTTGAGGAAATTGAAAAAAGAAGACAGGATGTATCTGGTGTAAGCCTTGATGAAGAGGCAGTTAATCTCATAAAGTATCAAAAAATGTATGAAGCTTCGGCAAGAGTAATAAAAGTTGCTGATGAAATACTTGCAACACTTTTTGATATGGTGAGCTAA
- the flgM gene encoding flagellar biosynthesis anti-sigma factor FlgM, whose translation MIGGPIKIDGVAPNTQIAPEKSHSKASERSEEVLTKDQVTVSEAAKNIARLMVEVSNIPDIRADKVEELKNAINSGTYEVKGNEIAGKIIKEALIDKLA comes from the coding sequence ATGATAGGAGGACCGATAAAAATAGATGGTGTAGCACCAAATACGCAGATAGCTCCAGAGAAATCTCATAGCAAAGCTTCTGAAAGAAGCGAAGAAGTGCTTACAAAAGATCAGGTTACAGTATCTGAGGCAGCTAAAAATATCGCAAGACTTATGGTAGAAGTAAGCAATATCCCAGATATAAGGGCAGATAAAGTAGAAGAATTGAAAAATGCTATAAATTCAGGTACATACGAAGTTAAAGGAAATGAAATTGCTGGGAAAATAATTAAGGAGGCTTTAATTGATAAGCTTGCATAA
- a CDS encoding HEPN domain-containing protein: MKKISEFENFFKIACDDLKLVEKNLSDQEISRQLLFFHLQQATEKFLKALLAKKNVNFPKIHDIEKLIELCEENNIKVPDFIDDLIDLTPFAVEFRYGLIMEESIDIENYFEKVEKFKTFVENSIYGDL, encoded by the coding sequence ATGAAAAAAATCAGTGAATTTGAGAATTTTTTCAAGATTGCCTGTGATGATCTCAAATTGGTGGAGAAGAACTTATCTGATCAAGAAATCAGCAGGCAACTTTTATTTTTTCATCTTCAACAGGCAACAGAGAAGTTTTTAAAAGCTCTCTTGGCTAAAAAAAATGTCAATTTTCCCAAAATACATGATATTGAAAAATTAATAGAGCTTTGCGAGGAAAACAATATAAAAGTTCCTGATTTTATTGACGATCTTATAGATTTAACCCCTTTTGCCGTAGAATTCCGATATGGACTAATCATGGAAGAATCTATAGATATTGAGAATTACTTTGAAAAAGTTGAGAAATTCAAAACCTTTGTGGAGAATTCAATTTATGGTGATTTATGA
- the flgL gene encoding flagellar hook-associated protein FlgL, with amino-acid sequence MKVTTGFFYKTFINDMNTQIEAMYKAQKQLTTGKRVLSPSDDPVAISRIVKYKTELSALDEYSRVIDTAKIYNSSLETAINDLKNMAIKAKQYAVNGSTDTLSATDRLALAQEVDTLIQRSIETINTKVSGRYIFGGYKADTPPVNSTTGLYQSDTNLQYLDISFFLDVAVNLPATEFFTYQVDPTDPYGNIKVFTPYNQTVTTSGTQLHDADPLSALLMPQPSGGAITDPTAGFTTNGGTLTIQLGDNESVSVTISSGASLNDVRDAINSQAGDYVKAWVVNVGTSGSPDYRLVINSVPNGKSDKIRIQVSTTDAANTGLNLLSYNPDSGSSNMSLEGNINGYNYITDPTDPNYYSFNNNYLNENYYLRALYFLKVALENNDQGRIQKAVDYFDKIADKLYKQQSIIGARLNKIESITDYNLEVKTNTNQNLSNDQDADALQVISELNQRMTVLQAMRVTLTDFFRNNLFDFLR; translated from the coding sequence ATGAAGGTTACAACAGGTTTCTTTTATAAGACATTTATAAATGATATGAATACGCAGATAGAAGCAATGTATAAAGCTCAAAAACAGCTTACTACAGGCAAAAGAGTTCTTTCTCCCAGTGATGACCCTGTTGCTATTTCAAGAATTGTTAAATACAAAACAGAACTTTCTGCTCTTGACGAATATTCAAGAGTAATTGATACTGCTAAAATTTATAATTCTTCGCTTGAGACAGCAATAAATGATCTGAAAAACATGGCAATAAAGGCAAAACAGTATGCAGTTAATGGCTCAACTGATACACTTTCTGCTACAGATAGACTTGCCCTGGCACAGGAAGTAGATACTCTAATTCAACGCAGTATTGAAACAATAAATACAAAAGTATCAGGCAGGTATATATTTGGAGGTTATAAAGCTGATACTCCCCCTGTTAATTCAACAACAGGTCTTTATCAATCTGATACAAATCTTCAGTATCTTGATATAAGCTTTTTCCTTGACGTGGCAGTGAATTTGCCAGCAACAGAGTTTTTTACTTATCAAGTTGATCCAACTGATCCTTATGGAAATATAAAGGTTTTTACCCCCTATAATCAGACAGTTACAACCTCAGGAACACAATTACATGATGCTGACCCTCTTTCTGCTTTGCTTATGCCTCAGCCTTCAGGAGGAGCAATAACTGATCCAACAGCAGGATTCACAACTAATGGAGGAACTCTTACGATTCAACTTGGTGATAATGAATCAGTATCAGTTACAATTTCTTCAGGGGCGTCTCTTAATGATGTAAGAGACGCTATAAACTCTCAAGCAGGTGATTATGTAAAGGCATGGGTTGTGAATGTAGGAACCTCTGGTTCTCCTGATTACAGGCTTGTTATAAATAGTGTGCCTAACGGAAAGTCTGATAAAATAAGAATTCAGGTGAGCACCACAGACGCTGCTAATACAGGGCTTAATCTTTTATCCTATAATCCTGATTCTGGCTCATCAAATATGAGCCTTGAGGGAAACATTAACGGATACAACTACATTACAGATCCCACAGACCCTAACTATTACAGTTTCAACAATAACTATCTTAATGAAAACTACTACCTCAGAGCTCTTTATTTTCTTAAAGTTGCCCTTGAAAATAATGATCAGGGAAGGATTCAGAAAGCAGTAGACTACTTTGATAAGATTGCAGATAAACTATATAAACAGCAATCAATTATTGGAGCAAGGCTCAATAAAATAGAAAGTATTACTGATTATAATCTGGAAGTCAAAACAAATACAAATCAAAATCTTTCCAATGACCAAGATGCCGATGCTCTTCAGGTTATTTCAGAACTCAATCAGAGAATGACAGTACTTCAAGCGATGAGAGTTACTCTTACAGACTTTTTTAGAAACAATCTTTTTGATTTCCTCAGATAG
- a CDS encoding nucleotidyltransferase domain-containing protein, translated as MKNENQTIESLPIQEIIKRIISVTSPDKIIFFGSYAYGTPRLDSDIDIIVVTSVRGSKIDEYRKIRKSLKGLKYPFDIIVLSLEEFDFYSKSWKNSVIAEANQRGKLVYEKNQ; from the coding sequence ATGAAAAATGAAAATCAGACAATAGAAAGTCTTCCAATTCAAGAGATTATTAAAAGAATCATCTCTGTAACCTCACCAGACAAGATTATTTTTTTTGGTTCATATGCCTACGGAACTCCTCGTTTAGATAGTGATATTGATATAATCGTGGTAACTTCAGTTAGAGGGTCAAAAATTGATGAATATAGAAAGATTAGAAAAAGTCTTAAGGGATTAAAATATCCTTTTGATATAATTGTTCTATCTCTGGAGGAGTTTGATTTTTATTCTAAAAGCTGGAAAAACAGTGTTATAGCTGAGGCAAATCAAAGGGGTAAATTAGTATATGAAAAAAATCAGTGA
- the csrA gene encoding carbon storage regulator CsrA, giving the protein MLVLTRKIGQSIRIGDNIVIKIVNVDGSQVKIGIEAPKGMAIFREELYEKLKESNIEALNTAKELKLDELLLKAENSMNKVGASQNKEQKDDNS; this is encoded by the coding sequence TTGTTAGTTCTAACAAGGAAGATTGGTCAGTCAATCAGAATAGGAGACAACATAGTTATCAAAATAGTCAATGTTGATGGCTCACAAGTAAAAATTGGTATAGAAGCACCAAAGGGTATGGCTATCTTCAGAGAGGAACTTTATGAGAAGCTTAAAGAGAGTAATATTGAGGCATTAAATACAGCAAAGGAATTGAAACTTGATGAATTGCTTCTTAAGGCTGAAAATTCAATGAATAAGGTCGGAGCATCTCAAAACAAGGAGCAAAAAGATGATAATTCTTAA
- a CDS encoding flagellar protein FlgN: protein MISLHKELTKILNEEKALLEILFKIVSEERDAIVGLNSVELEKILREKEQTLIKLSLWEEERAKLLAKNGLENTTLSEILNMNNDSPELIQLKELYYSMKTLLNAISEIQRINEQLIDRSIMHIGTAIKFLETFGINAKQSLSKEA from the coding sequence TTGATAAGCTTGCATAAAGAGCTTACAAAAATTCTCAATGAAGAGAAGGCTCTCCTTGAAATCCTATTCAAAATAGTATCTGAAGAAAGAGACGCTATTGTTGGACTTAATTCTGTAGAGCTTGAAAAAATTTTAAGGGAAAAGGAACAGACTCTTATTAAACTTTCTTTGTGGGAAGAAGAAAGAGCAAAACTTCTTGCAAAAAACGGTTTAGAAAATACTACACTTTCTGAAATTTTGAATATGAACAATGACTCCCCTGAATTGATACAGTTAAAGGAGCTTTACTATAGCATGAAAACTTTACTTAATGCAATTTCTGAGATTCAAAGAATAAATGAGCAACTTATTGACCGTTCTATTATGCACATTGGAACAGCAATAAAATTTCTTGAAACTTTCGGTATAAATGCAAAACAAAGCCTTTCAAAGGAGGCATAG
- the fliW gene encoding flagellar assembly protein FliW, which produces MIILKSERFGELNIDENEIIYFPLGIPGVPFDRFIIKDLIEPVKWLIAIDDTDVAMLIIQPFKYFPDYGFELSDEIVSVLDAKSEEELEIYVSLLKYNDGVAANLKSPFVINKNKKIGVQILLEDDRYSFKEPIKK; this is translated from the coding sequence ATGATAATTCTTAAATCAGAGCGTTTTGGCGAACTTAACATTGACGAAAATGAGATAATCTACTTTCCCCTTGGCATACCTGGCGTGCCCTTTGATAGATTTATTATAAAAGACCTTATTGAGCCTGTGAAATGGCTAATAGCCATTGATGATACAGATGTTGCTATGCTTATTATACAGCCCTTTAAATATTTTCCTGATTATGGCTTTGAACTTAGTGATGAAATTGTCTCTGTTCTTGATGCAAAAAGCGAAGAGGAGCTTGAAATATACGTATCTCTACTTAAATACAATGATGGGGTTGCTGCAAATCTTAAATCACCCTTTGTGATAAACAAAAATAAAAAAATTGGTGTACAGATTCTTCTTGAAGATGACCGTTACAGTTTCAAAGAGCCAATTAAGAAGTAA
- a CDS encoding TrkH family potassium uptake protein — translation MNYKTVINIIGIILIILSIFMIIPILVSIINHSSDIPALGLSCFLTFFCGTVMLALTKQYRHEELMYREAFMTVTLTWIAVAFFGCLPYIFTGSVSSFTDAFFEAMSGFTTTGASIFADVESLPAGLLFWRSMTQWIGGMGIIVFVLAVLPLMGIGGMQLFKAEVPEISVDKLRPRIIDTAKSLWFIYIGITAIIIILYFIAGMDIYDAVCHAFTTISTGGFSTKNASIAHFKSPMLEYISSFGMFLGGINFALYFYLLKGRVRRFLKNAEFRFYFCIISITVVLLTVDLLFYYHSFSEAFRYALFQVISIMTTTGYATADYLKWSSFSQLVLLIIMFFGGMIGSTGGGIKQVRVYLMIKQIYREFYQLIHPRAVLALKLDDKFLTKEILGSIWGFVFLAIFVCALASIGMTATGLDMVTSVSTVVSSMNNVGPALGEAGPAGNYFSIPPLGKWILILCMLAGRLEYYTVLILLTPAFWKR, via the coding sequence ATGAACTATAAAACTGTAATAAACATTATTGGCATAATTCTTATTATTCTTTCAATTTTTATGATTATTCCCATACTGGTCTCAATTATTAATCATTCTTCGGACATACCAGCATTAGGGTTATCGTGTTTTTTAACGTTCTTCTGTGGTACTGTTATGCTCGCTTTAACTAAACAATACAGACATGAAGAATTGATGTATAGAGAAGCTTTTATGACAGTAACGCTTACATGGATAGCTGTTGCCTTTTTTGGTTGTCTTCCTTATATTTTTACAGGCTCTGTGAGTTCCTTTACAGACGCCTTTTTTGAGGCAATGTCTGGCTTTACAACAACAGGCGCAAGCATTTTTGCTGATGTGGAAAGCCTGCCTGCAGGACTTCTTTTCTGGAGAAGCATGACCCAGTGGATAGGTGGAATGGGAATTATAGTTTTTGTCCTTGCTGTTTTGCCTCTTATGGGTATTGGAGGGATGCAACTTTTTAAGGCTGAAGTTCCTGAGATAAGTGTTGATAAACTGAGGCCAAGAATTATTGATACAGCTAAATCATTGTGGTTTATCTATATTGGAATTACAGCTATTATAATCATTCTTTATTTTATTGCTGGAATGGATATTTATGATGCAGTTTGTCATGCTTTTACAACAATTTCAACTGGTGGATTTTCAACAAAAAATGCAAGCATTGCTCATTTCAAAAGTCCGATGCTTGAATATATATCAAGTTTTGGAATGTTTCTTGGAGGAATAAACTTTGCTTTGTATTTTTATCTTCTGAAAGGTCGTGTAAGAAGATTTCTTAAGAATGCGGAGTTCAGATTTTATTTTTGTATCATTTCTATTACTGTCGTTTTATTGACTGTTGACTTATTGTTTTATTATCATTCTTTTTCTGAAGCGTTTAGGTACGCACTTTTTCAGGTTATCTCAATAATGACAACTACAGGTTATGCTACAGCTGATTATTTAAAATGGAGTTCTTTTTCGCAGTTGGTTCTATTGATAATTATGTTTTTTGGAGGAATGATAGGTTCTACAGGAGGTGGAATTAAACAGGTTAGGGTTTATTTAATGATTAAGCAAATATACAGAGAATTTTATCAGCTTATTCATCCCCGTGCAGTGTTAGCTTTAAAGTTAGATGATAAATTTCTCACAAAAGAAATTCTTGGAAGTATATGGGGATTTGTTTTCCTTGCAATATTTGTCTGTGCTCTGGCAAGTATTGGCATGACTGCAACAGGACTGGATATGGTAACTTCAGTTTCCACTGTAGTCTCATCAATGAACAATGTAGGTCCTGCACTTGGCGAAGCAGGACCCGCTGGCAACTACTTTTCAATTCCTCCCTTAGGTAAATGGATACTCATTTTATGTATGCTTGCTGGCAGACTTGAGTATTATACAGTGCTAATACTTCTTACTCCTGCTTTCTGGAAAAGATAG
- a CDS encoding SDH family Clp fold serine proteinase has product MHFDPMIFFWIFLMIIAIQPIIRQRLLENARMKLIGEIEKQRGSRVILLVHRQETMSFLGFPIMRYIDIHDSEEVLRAIHLTDDDTPIDLVVHTPGGLAIAATQIARALSRQKAKVTVFVPHYAMSGGTLIALSADEIVMCEHAVLGPLDPQIGQQPAVSVLSVLQKKPLSDIDDNTLILADQAEKAIRQMKQTIIEILSHNQSSEKAEEIAEKLVSGKWTHDYPISAEEAKELGLPVSTEMPKEIMLLMNLYPQPVRQSVEYIPVRKSKVKAIFSRKQE; this is encoded by the coding sequence ATGCATTTTGATCCGATGATATTTTTCTGGATTTTTCTTATGATTATTGCTATACAACCTATAATCAGACAGAGACTGCTTGAGAATGCAAGGATGAAACTTATTGGAGAAATTGAAAAACAACGCGGAAGCCGAGTGATACTTCTTGTTCATAGGCAGGAAACAATGAGCTTTCTTGGTTTTCCAATTATGAGATACATTGATATTCATGACTCAGAAGAAGTACTAAGGGCAATCCATTTAACTGATGATGATACTCCAATTGATCTTGTTGTTCATACCCCTGGAGGACTTGCCATTGCAGCAACACAGATTGCAAGAGCCCTTTCAAGGCAGAAAGCTAAAGTTACAGTGTTTGTTCCCCATTATGCAATGTCAGGAGGGACACTGATAGCCCTTTCAGCAGATGAAATTGTAATGTGTGAACATGCTGTATTGGGACCACTTGATCCACAGATAGGGCAACAACCAGCTGTTTCAGTGTTGAGCGTGCTTCAGAAAAAACCTTTAAGTGATATTGATGATAATACTTTAATCTTAGCAGATCAGGCTGAAAAAGCCATAAGACAAATGAAACAAACAATAATAGAAATTCTATCGCACAACCAATCCTCTGAAAAAGCTGAGGAAATCGCTGAAAAGCTTGTCTCAGGAAAATGGACTCATGATTACCCAATAAGTGCGGAGGAAGCAAAAGAACTGGGACTGCCTGTTTCAACTGAGATGCCCAAAGAAATAATGCTACTTATGAATCTCTATCCACAGCCTGTGAGGCAGTCAGTTGAATATATCCCTGTTAGAAAAAGTAAGGTTAAGGCTATCTTTTCCAGAAAGCAGGAGTAA
- a CDS encoding M23 family metallopeptidase, whose translation MINKVNTQTLNTSTDTKELSKKIETIFLTELLKVMFANTSFSEGKTTSTYMTAILPQIAEMMSERDIGIGRFLTENANFLNSISKNQKIELKPSLDNQEEQRKFNLPNKISLPASGKITSPFGLRTDPIDGKLRHHNGIDIAVPEGTEIKPALSGKVVYSGYSNGYGNCVIVEHENGIQTIYAHNSKNLVKVGDTVTADTVIALSGSTGRTTGPHLHFEVRKDGKPVNPVAMLNSLEKSPIS comes from the coding sequence GTGATAAACAAAGTTAACACACAGACACTTAATACTTCTACAGATACAAAGGAGCTTTCAAAAAAGATAGAGACGATTTTCCTTACTGAATTATTAAAAGTTATGTTTGCGAATACATCTTTTTCTGAAGGCAAAACAACATCCACTTACATGACAGCTATTCTCCCTCAAATAGCAGAAATGATGTCTGAAAGAGATATAGGAATTGGAAGATTTTTAACTGAAAATGCTAATTTTTTAAATAGCATTTCAAAAAATCAAAAAATTGAACTGAAGCCTTCTTTAGACAATCAGGAAGAACAGAGAAAATTTAATCTGCCCAATAAAATCTCTTTACCTGCATCAGGCAAAATAACTTCACCTTTTGGTTTAAGAACTGACCCAATAGATGGAAAACTCAGACACCATAATGGAATAGATATAGCAGTTCCTGAAGGAACAGAAATTAAACCTGCTTTATCTGGAAAGGTTGTTTATTCTGGTTACAGTAATGGATATGGAAATTGTGTTATAGTTGAGCATGAAAATGGAATACAAACAATTTATGCTCATAATTCAAAAAATCTTGTAAAAGTTGGCGATACTGTTACAGCAGATACAGTTATAGCTCTATCCGGTTCTACAGGACGAACAACAGGCCCGCATTTGCATTTTGAGGTGCGAAAAGATGGCAAACCTGTAAACCCTGTAGCTATGTTAAATAGTTTAGAAAAATCGCCGATTTCATAA